Proteins found in one Bacteroidales bacterium genomic segment:
- a CDS encoding peptidylprolyl isomerase, translated as MKRQLMESVRKITLFVLLAAATGSQICAQPLNDDVLVTIAEEQVTKTEFLNIYLKNNVNNEVIDKKSLDDYLGLYINFKLKVREAEELGMDTVRSFLQELNGYRTQLAQPYLTDESATEKLIREAYDRMQYDIRASHILVRISQDALPTDTLAAYQKIMNIRKELLSGKDFGEMAVKNSDDPSSKDRPAAPNRPPMKGNHGDLGFFTVFDMVYPFESGAYAIAPGEISEPVRTDFGYHLIKVTDKQKAMGKVLVAHILITFPANPTADDSLRLKNKAFEAHRELIAGKDFAEVAKTYSDDKGTFDKGGILPWFGVNRMIPEFITEVSRLEKMDDFTAPFLTSYGWHIVKLLDKKPIGTFEERNSEIKQKIARNDRASKSKKQFVAKMKNLYGYREYPENLTEFYSVVTDSLLRGSWDPSPAKGMNKPLFVLDGNEYTQEDFAYFLAKNQKGLSAEQSVIHSVNKIFRQYSDDMIIHYEDSRLEEKYPEFKMLMKEYRDGILLFELTDKKIWSKAIQDSLGLQKFYELNKENYRWDQRIDATIYTLTSPDQVKTVRKLAKKNTPKNDILSQINQDSLMILTIFSDKYERGDNEVADRIEWKKGVSENIVTNDTTSFVVIHEVLPPGYKLLSEARGIITADYQSYLEQEWIKELRAKYPVVINHAVLESIK; from the coding sequence ATGAAAAGACAGCTCATGGAAAGTGTCAGGAAAATCACGCTGTTTGTGCTGCTTGCAGCCGCTACCGGCTCCCAGATCTGTGCACAGCCGCTGAACGATGATGTTCTGGTAACAATTGCGGAAGAACAGGTCACAAAAACTGAATTCCTCAATATTTACCTGAAAAACAATGTGAACAATGAAGTGATCGATAAAAAATCACTGGATGACTATCTCGGACTGTATATCAACTTCAAACTAAAAGTCAGGGAGGCCGAGGAACTGGGTATGGACACCGTCCGCTCCTTCCTTCAGGAACTGAACGGTTACCGGACCCAGCTTGCCCAACCCTACCTGACCGATGAATCCGCCACGGAGAAACTGATCCGGGAAGCTTATGACCGGATGCAATATGATATCCGTGCCAGCCACATCCTGGTCAGGATCAGCCAGGATGCCCTGCCCACGGATACACTTGCTGCTTACCAGAAGATCATGAATATCCGAAAAGAGCTTTTAAGTGGCAAGGATTTCGGTGAAATGGCAGTAAAAAACTCCGATGATCCTTCTTCCAAAGACCGGCCTGCTGCACCCAACCGGCCTCCAATGAAAGGAAATCATGGCGACCTTGGCTTTTTTACGGTATTTGATATGGTCTACCCTTTTGAAAGCGGAGCATATGCTATCGCCCCCGGAGAGATATCGGAACCGGTCAGAACCGATTTCGGATATCACCTGATCAAAGTTACCGACAAGCAGAAAGCCATGGGCAAGGTACTGGTCGCCCACATCCTGATCACCTTTCCGGCCAACCCGACTGCCGATGATTCACTGCGGCTGAAAAACAAAGCCTTCGAAGCCCATCGTGAGCTTATAGCGGGTAAAGACTTTGCAGAGGTCGCCAAAACTTACTCCGACGATAAAGGCACCTTTGACAAAGGAGGCATACTACCCTGGTTCGGGGTGAACCGGATGATCCCTGAATTTATTACTGAAGTATCCCGCCTTGAAAAAATGGACGATTTCACTGCCCCCTTCCTCACTTCCTATGGCTGGCACATCGTGAAACTGCTGGATAAAAAACCCATCGGTACGTTCGAGGAAAGAAATTCTGAGATCAAACAGAAAATAGCCAGGAACGACCGGGCCAGTAAAAGCAAGAAACAATTTGTCGCTAAAATGAAAAACCTGTATGGCTACCGCGAATATCCTGAGAACCTGACGGAATTCTATTCCGTTGTCACTGACTCACTGCTCCGGGGCTCCTGGGATCCTTCTCCTGCAAAAGGAATGAACAAGCCTTTGTTTGTCCTCGACGGAAATGAATACACACAGGAAGACTTTGCTTACTTTCTCGCAAAAAATCAAAAAGGTCTGTCGGCCGAACAATCTGTCATTCATTCAGTTAATAAAATCTTTCGCCAATATTCAGACGATATGATCATCCACTATGAGGATAGCCGCCTGGAAGAAAAATATCCTGAATTCAAAATGCTGATGAAAGAATACCGTGATGGCATCCTGCTGTTCGAACTTACCGATAAAAAAATATGGTCGAAAGCAATCCAGGACTCCCTTGGGCTGCAAAAATTCTATGAGTTGAACAAAGAGAACTATCGCTGGGATCAGCGTATTGATGCCACCATCTATACACTGACCTCACCCGACCAGGTCAAAACGGTCAGAAAACTTGCTAAAAAGAATACACCCAAAAATGATATCCTGAGCCAGATCAATCAGGATTCACTGATGATCCTGACCATTTTCAGCGATAAATACGAACGTGGGGACAATGAAGTTGCTGACAGGATTGAATGGAAGAAAGGTGTATCGGAGAATATCGTCACCAACGACACGACCAGTTTTGTTGTCATTCACGAGGTCCTCCCGCCCGGGTATAAACTTCTCAGTGAAGCCCGCGGGATCATTACGGCCGACTATCAGAGCTACCTTGAACAGGAATGGATTAAAGAATTACGTGCTAAATATCCCGTTGTAATCAACCATGCGGTACTGGAATCCATTAAATAA
- a CDS encoding peptidylprolyl isomerase: protein MNQLYNHNTPRSMFKLPGRIILLILLMTPFLLPAQEKLIDEVVGVVGSNVILHSDIETQYLQLKAQGSILGGSQARCQILESLLYQKLLLNQAELDSVEISDSRVESAMDQRLRYFINQFGSQEKLEEFYQKSVLEIKEEMRELVRNEMKISEVQSKITENLQVTPSDVKEFLRSIPEDSIPLIGVEYEIGQIVKNPPITVEELSRSYDKIKALRDRIMKGENFLTLAILYSEDPGSASKGGELGMFNRGTMYPEFEAAAFNLNNPGDVSEVIKTEAGYHIIQLIERKGEYINARHILIQPKVSPESMEMARSRLDSIAGLILSDSLSFDEAVVKFSDDPNRISGGLILNPETNSSRFEADQLDPSLFFIVDQLEVGEISQPARFLTNENKEAYRILYLKVRTEPHRANLTEDYNKLQTWALADKQDGLISDWIDEKIQDTYIKVNEKYRDCVFLNNWIK from the coding sequence ATGAATCAGTTATACAATCACAACACACCACGCTCCATGTTCAAGTTACCTGGCAGGATCATCCTGCTGATCCTGTTAATGACACCTTTTCTGCTGCCTGCCCAGGAAAAACTTATCGATGAAGTCGTGGGTGTGGTCGGGTCAAACGTGATCCTGCATTCCGACATTGAAACCCAGTACCTCCAGCTGAAAGCACAGGGAAGTATTCTGGGCGGTTCACAGGCCCGATGCCAAATCCTTGAAAGCCTTCTCTATCAGAAACTTCTTCTGAACCAGGCGGAACTTGACAGTGTGGAAATTTCCGACAGCAGAGTGGAATCAGCAATGGACCAGCGCTTGAGGTACTTCATCAATCAATTTGGTTCGCAGGAGAAACTGGAAGAATTTTATCAGAAATCAGTGCTGGAAATCAAGGAAGAAATGAGGGAACTGGTCAGAAACGAGATGAAAATCTCAGAAGTCCAGAGCAAAATAACTGAAAACCTCCAGGTCACCCCGTCTGATGTGAAGGAATTCTTGCGTTCAATCCCTGAAGACAGCATTCCACTGATCGGTGTGGAATATGAAATCGGCCAGATTGTGAAAAATCCCCCCATCACTGTCGAGGAACTCTCCAGAAGCTATGATAAGATCAAGGCACTGAGAGACAGGATCATGAAAGGTGAAAATTTTTTGACACTGGCCATTCTCTACTCTGAAGATCCTGGCTCCGCCAGCAAAGGCGGTGAATTGGGGATGTTCAACAGAGGTACAATGTATCCGGAATTCGAGGCTGCCGCCTTTAATCTCAATAATCCCGGAGACGTTTCGGAGGTCATCAAAACAGAAGCCGGCTATCATATCATCCAGCTGATTGAACGAAAAGGAGAATATATCAACGCGCGCCATATCCTGATCCAGCCGAAGGTATCACCGGAATCCATGGAAATGGCCCGCTCCAGACTTGACAGCATTGCCGGACTCATCCTCAGTGATTCCCTTAGCTTCGATGAAGCCGTTGTCAAATTCTCCGATGATCCAAACCGCATCAGCGGAGGACTCATCCTTAATCCGGAGACGAATAGCTCCCGTTTTGAGGCTGACCAGCTCGATCCAAGCCTGTTTTTTATTGTCGACCAACTGGAGGTGGGTGAGATCTCACAACCAGCCAGATTCCTTACCAATGAAAATAAAGAAGCATACCGGATCCTCTACCTGAAGGTTCGGACCGAACCTCATCGCGCTAACCTCACTGAGGATTACAATAAACTGCAGACCTGGGCGCTCGCCGACAAGCAGGACGGTCTGATCAGTGACTGGATCGATGAAAAAATCCAGGACACCTATATCAAGGTCAATGAAAAATACAGGGATTGTGTTTTCCTGAACAATTGGATCAAGTGA
- a CDS encoding MoxR family ATPase: MIKTESMHFKNDVEALDAFVEKYQQLRKEIGKVIIGQEQVIDNLIISIFSKGHGLLVGVPGLAKTLMVNTIAKVLGLSYSRIQFTPDLMPSDIIGTEILDENRKFRFVKGPVFANIILADEINRTPPKTQSALLEAMQEKAVTVAGTSYALQEPFFVLATQNPIEQEGTYPLPEAQLDRFMFNIWLDYPSFDEEITIVKNTTTEQTSIPEVILEREEILFFQNLIRKIPVPDNVYHYAVNLASRTRPNTRDAHPWADSYLTWGAGPRASQYLIIGAKCHAAIHGKYSPDIEDIQAVAAAILRHRIVPNYKAEAESIKVSDIIAEFLK, encoded by the coding sequence ATGATAAAAACAGAATCCATGCACTTTAAAAATGATGTTGAAGCCCTCGATGCTTTTGTGGAGAAATACCAGCAGCTGCGAAAAGAGATTGGCAAAGTGATCATTGGGCAGGAACAGGTGATCGATAACCTGATCATCTCCATTTTCAGTAAAGGACATGGCCTGCTTGTTGGCGTTCCTGGTTTAGCAAAAACACTGATGGTCAATACGATAGCAAAAGTTCTCGGCCTTTCTTACAGCAGGATACAATTTACACCCGACCTGATGCCTTCCGATATTATCGGGACTGAGATACTTGATGAAAATCGAAAATTCCGGTTCGTAAAGGGGCCTGTCTTTGCAAATATCATCCTTGCTGATGAAATCAACCGTACGCCGCCGAAAACGCAGTCAGCCCTGCTGGAGGCCATGCAGGAGAAAGCGGTCACCGTTGCAGGAACCTCGTATGCACTGCAGGAACCTTTCTTTGTGCTGGCCACCCAGAACCCGATCGAGCAGGAAGGCACCTATCCCTTGCCAGAGGCTCAGCTTGACCGGTTTATGTTCAATATCTGGCTGGATTATCCTTCATTCGATGAAGAAATTACCATTGTAAAAAATACGACTACCGAACAGACATCGATTCCTGAAGTCATCCTTGAACGGGAAGAAATCCTTTTCTTTCAGAACCTGATCCGTAAAATCCCTGTTCCGGATAATGTGTACCATTATGCTGTCAACCTGGCGTCAAGGACCCGGCCGAATACCAGGGATGCCCACCCCTGGGCCGACAGCTACCTCACCTGGGGGGCGGGACCAAGAGCCTCACAATACCTCATCATCGGGGCAAAATGTCACGCTGCGATCCATGGAAAATACTCCCCTGACATTGAAGACATTCAGGCGGTTGCCGCTGCAATCCTTCGCCATCGTATTGTCCCTAACTACAAAGCTGAAGCTGAAAGCATCAAGGTGAGCGACATTATCGCTGAATTCCTCAAGTAA
- a CDS encoding efflux RND transporter periplasmic adaptor subunit, with protein MKRYLYIGFAVIVLVIFALLMFTRSSDSSTMKITAPVKTGTFEINVTTTGELEAKSSEKIYGPSGLRSLRIWNVEIEDIIPDGSLVDSGQYVATLNRTEISNNIKDLESEVEKLQSQYIQTRLDTSMDLRSSRNALINLKYDLEAKRLKLEQSKYEPPATIRQYEIDVEKAERDYQEAIKGYQLQLEKSRATMQEVEVSLSQERRNLEQLTAIRDEFVIKAPQSGMVIYRRNFDGSKQGVGSTLSTWDNIVATLPDLSRMISKTYVNEIDISRVKTGQSVIIGIDAFPEKKYTGVVTEVANIGEQLSNSNAKVFEVIIEVNESDSILRPAMTTKNTIITAVIDSVLFIPLEALQSNDSISYVFTTKNYRQQVITGESNENEIIIRAGLDSNAEVLLLAPENPDSYKWAMLDTSIVSRLLKEDETKKLSRVRKGPVSDSLPPGFNIPQGSNPSPGLQPRPGGGAPPTRPRGQR; from the coding sequence ATGAAACGCTACCTCTATATTGGATTCGCTGTAATCGTACTGGTCATTTTTGCCCTATTGATGTTCACCCGTTCCAGCGACTCCTCCACGATGAAAATTACCGCCCCTGTAAAAACAGGTACCTTTGAAATCAACGTGACAACTACCGGTGAACTCGAGGCCAAAAGTTCGGAAAAGATATACGGACCCTCCGGATTGAGATCCCTGCGCATCTGGAATGTTGAAATTGAAGACATCATACCCGACGGCAGCCTTGTTGACAGCGGACAATATGTGGCAACCCTGAACAGGACGGAAATCAGCAACAATATCAAAGACCTGGAGAGTGAAGTGGAAAAACTTCAGTCGCAATACATCCAGACACGCCTTGATACCTCAATGGATCTGAGAAGTTCACGCAACGCGCTGATCAACCTGAAATATGACCTGGAGGCCAAACGCTTAAAGCTGGAACAGTCAAAATACGAGCCCCCGGCAACCATCCGGCAGTATGAAATCGATGTGGAAAAAGCCGAAAGGGATTACCAGGAAGCGATCAAAGGATACCAGCTTCAACTCGAAAAGTCCAGGGCGACCATGCAGGAGGTTGAAGTTTCACTTTCGCAGGAAAGACGTAATCTTGAACAGCTTACAGCTATCCGGGACGAATTTGTCATTAAAGCCCCCCAATCGGGAATGGTGATCTACCGACGCAACTTCGACGGCTCCAAGCAGGGAGTCGGCTCTACACTTAGTACCTGGGATAACATCGTGGCCACCCTTCCCGATCTTAGCCGCATGATATCCAAAACATATGTAAATGAAATAGATATAAGCAGGGTGAAAACCGGCCAAAGCGTGATCATCGGCATCGATGCTTTTCCGGAGAAAAAATATACGGGAGTGGTCACCGAAGTGGCCAATATCGGTGAGCAGCTCAGTAATTCAAATGCAAAGGTCTTCGAGGTGATCATCGAGGTCAATGAATCGGATTCGATCCTGCGGCCTGCCATGACGACAAAAAATACCATCATCACAGCCGTCATCGACAGTGTGCTTTTCATACCCCTTGAAGCACTTCAATCCAACGACAGCATCAGCTACGTTTTCACCACAAAGAACTACCGCCAGCAGGTGATAACGGGTGAGAGCAATGAGAACGAGATCATTATCCGGGCTGGTCTTGACAGCAATGCGGAAGTATTGCTGCTGGCACCTGAAAATCCGGACAGTTATAAATGGGCGATGCTGGATACTTCCATCGTGAGCCGGCTCCTGAAAGAGGATGAAACGAAAAAACTCAGCCGGGTGCGGAAAGGACCGGTGAGTGACTCCCTGCCTCCCGGATTCAACATTCCACAGGGCAGCAATCCCTCGCCCGGATTACAGCCCCGGCCGGGAGGCGGCGCCCCGCCCACCAGACCCCGGGGGCAACGTTAG
- a CDS encoding ABC transporter permease, with protein MRTERYIHILNIAFEAMVANRFRSILTALGIIFGVAAVISMLAIGSGAKQEILEQIKLVGVNNIVITPASALESTSAGEEDQGDKVKQKFSPGLTLKDALSIQTIVPTVSRISPEVVYETYILKDGKQKQARLTGVTPDFFEIYNLNLSKGTLFNENHLTGAAPVCIIGPSIKARFFAKEDPVNKYIKCGNIWLKVIGILENRIVSEGSSENLGITDYNNSIYAPIQTVLLRYRDRSVVSSSSLRSGTYFMGDAVVSVSSGGTTGGEDNQLDKIVVQVKESDQLIPTTKILEKMLFRRHASVSDFEIRVPELLLKQQQRTKDIFNIVLGAIASISLIVGGIGIMNIMLASVMERTKEIGIRMATGATRRDIIIQFLAEAIMISVTGGLIGIILGIVLSKIIMELTDILTIISPASIFISFGVSAAVGILFGYMPARKAARQNPVESLRYE; from the coding sequence ATGCGTACTGAACGATATATCCATATCCTCAACATCGCTTTTGAGGCGATGGTTGCCAACCGGTTCCGGTCGATACTCACGGCACTGGGGATCATCTTTGGCGTGGCGGCGGTCATTTCAATGCTGGCCATCGGCTCCGGCGCCAAACAGGAGATCCTGGAACAGATCAAACTTGTCGGTGTCAACAACATCGTCATTACACCCGCATCTGCACTGGAAAGTACCAGTGCAGGCGAAGAAGATCAGGGTGACAAGGTCAAACAGAAATTTTCACCCGGCCTCACTCTCAAGGATGCTCTGAGCATTCAAACCATCGTCCCAACTGTAAGCCGTATCAGCCCGGAAGTTGTCTATGAAACATACATACTGAAAGATGGAAAACAAAAACAGGCCAGGCTGACCGGTGTCACACCCGACTTTTTTGAGATCTATAACCTCAACCTCAGCAAAGGGACCCTTTTTAATGAAAACCACCTGACCGGGGCTGCTCCGGTTTGCATCATAGGGCCTTCCATAAAAGCCAGATTCTTCGCCAAGGAAGATCCGGTCAATAAATACATCAAATGCGGTAATATATGGCTAAAAGTGATTGGCATCCTCGAAAACAGGATCGTCAGTGAGGGTTCTTCGGAAAACCTGGGCATCACGGATTATAACAATTCCATCTATGCTCCCATTCAAACCGTTCTGCTGAGATACCGGGACCGCTCTGTGGTATCTTCCAGTTCCCTGAGGTCAGGGACGTACTTCATGGGCGACGCAGTGGTGTCAGTTTCAAGTGGCGGAACCACCGGCGGAGAAGATAACCAACTCGATAAAATCGTGGTGCAGGTAAAAGAAAGCGATCAACTGATACCGACAACCAAAATACTGGAAAAGATGCTCTTTCGCCGCCACGCCAGTGTCAGTGATTTTGAGATACGTGTGCCCGAATTACTGTTAAAACAACAGCAACGCACCAAAGATATCTTTAACATCGTTTTGGGAGCCATTGCCAGCATCTCGCTGATCGTCGGAGGAATCGGCATCATGAACATCATGCTGGCCTCGGTGATGGAACGCACCAAGGAAATCGGCATCCGGATGGCAACCGGTGCAACACGAAGAGACATCATCATCCAGTTCCTGGCTGAAGCCATCATGATCAGCGTCACCGGTGGCCTGATCGGTATCATCCTGGGAATTGTACTTTCCAAAATCATCATGGAACTGACCGACATTCTGACGATCATCTCACCTGCTTCCATTTTTATCTCTTTCGGGGTCTCGGCAGCCGTCGGAATTCTCTTTGGCTATATGCCAGCCAGAAAAGCTGCCCGGCAAAATCCGGTGGAATCCTTACGATATGAATAG
- a CDS encoding TolC family protein, whose amino-acid sequence MHIKRTGFLVLFGLWGLMAWPQEKKINLTLGEVIRIAQVQSPDALIAKHRFRGSYWEFKTYQAGYKPSLRLNGVLPDFSRSIDVITQSDGSEVFLERQIARTSLNMSISQNIPFTGGQIYMSSSLQRIDNISDSIETSYLTSPLNIGLRQPIFEFNQFRWDRKIEPIKYDEAKRTYIEDLEGISVKATNLFFQLLLAQINLDIQLINQANYDTLFQIARGRFNMGTIAENELLQMELNLLNSSSSVEQARLDLEMQLFELKSFLRIKDDVAIELVPPSNVSDFKIDYEYAIREARSNRSDALAFNRRLLEAESSVNQARMENRLSADLNLVFGLTQTGIDLYDAYHDPLDEQQIYLGLQIPILDWGLAKGKIRLAESNQELIKTSIEQEQIDFEQEIFLKVMQFNMQNRQLAIAAKSDTVARKRYEVTKQRYLIGTIEITELNIAQTDTDTNRKAYIAALHSYWSNYYQIRLLTLFDFHQNKRITLDINQIL is encoded by the coding sequence ATGCACATAAAGAGGACAGGATTCCTTGTTCTCTTTGGTTTATGGGGTTTGATGGCCTGGCCTCAGGAAAAAAAAATAAACCTCACCCTGGGGGAGGTCATTCGGATCGCACAGGTGCAATCACCCGATGCTCTCATCGCAAAACACAGGTTCAGAGGTAGCTACTGGGAGTTCAAAACGTATCAGGCAGGATATAAACCTTCTCTTCGTCTCAATGGAGTTCTGCCCGATTTCAGCCGGTCAATTGATGTGATCACCCAGTCCGATGGAAGTGAGGTGTTCCTGGAACGTCAAATAGCAAGAACATCGCTGAATATGTCCATCTCACAGAATATCCCGTTCACAGGCGGGCAGATCTATATGAGTTCAAGCCTTCAGCGAATCGATAACATAAGCGACTCCATTGAAACTTCCTATCTGACCTCTCCCCTGAACATAGGACTGCGTCAGCCCATTTTTGAGTTCAACCAGTTCCGGTGGGACAGAAAGATCGAACCAATCAAGTACGACGAAGCAAAACGAACCTATATTGAAGATCTGGAAGGAATTTCTGTTAAAGCGACCAACCTTTTCTTTCAATTGCTGCTTGCACAAATTAATCTGGATATTCAGCTGATCAACCAGGCCAACTACGATACCCTGTTCCAGATTGCCCGCGGTAGATTTAACATGGGTACCATTGCTGAAAATGAACTCCTTCAAATGGAACTGAACCTGCTGAATTCCAGTTCCAGCGTCGAGCAGGCACGTCTGGATCTGGAAATGCAGCTATTTGAGCTGAAATCATTTCTGCGCATCAAAGACGATGTTGCCATCGAACTGGTCCCGCCTTCGAATGTATCCGATTTCAAGATCGACTATGAATATGCCATCCGGGAAGCACGCTCCAACCGGTCGGACGCACTTGCCTTCAACCGGCGGCTGCTGGAAGCCGAATCCAGTGTCAACCAGGCCAGGATGGAAAACAGACTCAGTGCCGATCTGAATCTTGTCTTCGGTCTGACACAGACCGGAATCGATCTGTATGATGCTTACCATGATCCTCTGGACGAGCAGCAGATTTATCTGGGATTACAGATCCCCATACTCGACTGGGGCCTCGCCAAAGGAAAGATCAGGCTTGCGGAATCCAACCAGGAGCTGATCAAAACTTCCATCGAGCAGGAACAAATTGACTTCGAACAGGAAATTTTCCTGAAAGTGATGCAGTTCAATATGCAGAACCGCCAGCTGGCAATTGCAGCAAAAAGCGATACAGTCGCACGGAAAAGGTACGAAGTGACCAAACAGCGTTACCTCATTGGCACCATCGAAATCACTGAACTGAATATCGCCCAGACCGATACGGATACAAACCGGAAAGCCTATATCGCAGCTCTCCATTCCTACTGGAGCAATTATTATCAGATCCGCCTGCTGACCTTATTTGACTTCCATCAAAACAAACGCATCACCCTCGATATTAATCAGATACTATGA
- a CDS encoding peroxiredoxin: MAVLVGKKAPLFEADAVINGGEFVEKFSLDQFIGKKYVVFFFYPLDFTFVCPTELLAFQEKLEEFEARNVAVVGCSVDSKYAHWAWLNTEPSHGGIKGVTFPLVSDLAKTISQNFDVLAGEYEYNTEDDEIDFEGDPVAYRGLFLIDKQGVIRHQLVNDLPLGRSIGEALRMVDALQCYEEHGEVCPANWHKGQDTLQESAEGVADYLSKH; encoded by the coding sequence ATGGCAGTCCTGGTGGGCAAAAAGGCCCCTTTATTTGAAGCAGATGCCGTGATCAACGGTGGTGAATTTGTCGAAAAATTTTCCCTTGACCAGTTTATCGGGAAAAAGTATGTTGTCTTTTTCTTTTACCCCCTGGATTTTACCTTTGTTTGTCCGACAGAACTTTTGGCTTTCCAGGAAAAACTGGAAGAATTTGAGGCAAGGAATGTGGCCGTTGTCGGCTGCTCAGTGGATTCAAAATATGCGCACTGGGCCTGGCTCAACACCGAACCAAGCCACGGGGGAATCAAGGGAGTCACCTTTCCGCTGGTTTCTGATCTGGCAAAAACCATCTCCCAGAACTTCGATGTTCTGGCTGGTGAATATGAATACAACACAGAAGATGATGAAATCGATTTCGAAGGGGATCCTGTTGCTTATCGGGGTCTGTTTCTGATCGACAAGCAGGGGGTTATCCGGCATCAGCTGGTCAATGACCTGCCCCTTGGCAGGAGCATCGGCGAAGCCCTTCGGATGGTGGATGCTTTGCAGTGCTATGAAGAACACGGTGAAGTCTGCCCCGCCAACTGGCACAAAGGGCAGGATACCCTTCAGGAATCTGCAGAAGGAGTCGCTGATTATTTAAGCAAACACTGA
- the mazG gene encoding nucleoside triphosphate pyrophosphohydrolase produces MNMEKTLKAFGRLLEIMNDLRKGCPWDREQTFESLRHLTIEETYELSDAILDKNMDEIRDELGDLMLHIVFYSRLGSESGSFTMKDVLEHIAQKLIIRHPHIYGDVQVRDAGDVKNNWEKIKLNEGRKSVLEGVPGSLPALVKAYRIQEKAKGVGFDWDQIDQVWEKVLEEKEELKAEMERGSSKDFLEDEFGDLLFALVNYARFLRINPEDALEKSNKKFIRRFQYLEEEIRKEGRNLAEMTLAEMDVFWEKAKQMVNGE; encoded by the coding sequence ATGAACATGGAGAAAACATTGAAGGCGTTTGGACGGTTACTGGAGATCATGAATGACCTCCGGAAGGGTTGTCCGTGGGACAGGGAGCAGACCTTTGAAAGTTTACGACACCTTACCATCGAAGAAACGTACGAGCTCTCGGATGCCATTTTGGATAAAAACATGGATGAGATCCGGGATGAACTTGGAGATTTGATGCTACACATCGTATTTTATTCCAGGCTAGGATCCGAAAGCGGTTCTTTCACAATGAAAGATGTTCTGGAGCATATCGCGCAAAAATTGATCATCCGGCACCCGCACATTTACGGTGATGTCCAGGTCAGGGATGCCGGTGACGTTAAGAATAACTGGGAGAAGATCAAACTGAACGAAGGCAGGAAGTCAGTGCTTGAGGGAGTTCCGGGATCCCTTCCTGCCCTGGTGAAGGCATACCGTATCCAGGAGAAGGCAAAAGGGGTGGGGTTCGATTGGGATCAGATCGATCAGGTATGGGAAAAAGTTCTCGAGGAAAAAGAGGAACTGAAAGCAGAAATGGAGCGTGGCTCCAGCAAAGATTTTCTTGAGGACGAATTTGGAGATCTTTTGTTCGCCCTGGTAAATTATGCCCGTTTTCTCCGCATCAACCCGGAGGATGCCCTGGAGAAAAGCAATAAAAAGTTCATCAGACGGTTTCAGTACCTTGAGGAGGAAATTCGGAAGGAGGGGAGGAATCTTGCCGAGATGACACTGGCAGAAATGGATGTATTCTGGGAAAAGGCGAAGCAAATGGTGAACGGTGAATAG